Part of the Bacillus sp. THAF10 genome is shown below.
GGCAGTGGCGCTCACAGTTGTACCAGCGCTTGCAGGCCTACTTTTAAAGCCTGAAAAAGTAAAGAGTAAGAAAGAAAGCGTGCTTTATAAGAAAATTATTTCATGGGCGCTAGATCACCGACTAATCGTCATTCTGTTGGCAATTTTCACATTGGTAGGCTCTTTGTTTCTAGCTCCGAGGATTGGTACAGAGTTCATGCCAGCACAGGATGAAGGTACCTTTTCGATAAACATGGAATTGCCAGAGGGGGCGTCATTTGAAAGAACCCTAGAGCTGGTGGAGGAAGTGGAAGGCTCCATAGAGAATGTATCAGAAGTAGACATCGTGACGGCAACAATTGGAAATGCCGATGAATTTATGGCTGCTGCAACTGGAAGTGGAGAAAATGTTGGTTCTCTTACTGTAAAGCTGGTTAGTGCAGATGAACGTGAGCGCTCGACAGAAGAAGTGATGAATGCTTTGAAAAAGGACCTTGCATCATTGGAAAGTGAAGCTGAGCTAACATATAATTTGAGCAATTCTATGGAAGCGATGAGTGGTGCTCAAAATGCTGTTGAGGTCATGTTGTTAGGAAATGATAAGGAAAAGCTTCAAACGTATACGGAGGAACTAACAACTAGGTTACAAGCGCTTGAAGAAGTCAATGCGGTGTCTGATAGCATTCAAACTGGAAAACCAGTGTATCAATTTATCCTTGATAAGGAAGAAGCATTCAAGTATGGCTTAACTGCCGGTCAGGTTGGAAATATAATTAATGAAGCTCTACAAGGAAATGTAGCAGCCACCATGTTTGATACGGAAATTCGAGTGCATATGGAAGGCATCTCAAACTCAAAAGAGGAGCTAGAAAATCTCTCTATTCCTAATAGGTCAGGTCAGGAGATTACCTTGAAAGATATTGGTGAAATCGAAAGAGGGGAAGGACCTGTTACAGTGGTACGAGAGAATCAACAAGATTCAGTCGTAATTACCGCAAATTTTGAAGGCCAAGATATGGGGACCGTTTCCATGAAGGTTCAAGCCGAAATTGATGATATGGTCAAAGAGCTGGATATTAATACTGACCAATTTACCATTAAAACTGGTGGCGGAGCGGAAATGATGGACGACGCATTTGCAAGTCTTCTTCTTGCAGTGGTGCTTGCAATAGTGTTTGTATACATGGTCATGGCGAGTCAATTTGAATCTCTCTTGCAGCCATTTATCATCATGTTTACATTACCGCTTGCCATCATTGGGGTTGTTTTAGGGTTATTCTTTACAGGATATGCATTTGGTGTGACCGCTTTTATTGGAATCATCATTCTTGTAGGAATTGTCGTCAACAATGCCATAGTCTTTATTGATTACACCAACCAGCTACGAGCAAAAGGTTTGCTTGTTAGAGAAGCACTAATGGAAGCAGGAGTTACAAGGCTAAGGCCAATCATTATGACAGCTTTAACGACAATCCTGGGCTTATTGCCTTTAGCTATTGGTCTTGGTGAAGGAACAGAATTACAGGCGCCTATGGCAGTAGCGGTTATTGGTGGATTATTAAGCTCCACAGTATTGACCCTTGTTGTTATTCCGGTTATTTATAGCTTGCTTACGAGCAGACAGGAAAAAAAGAGGTTAGCTAAATTAGAAGGATAAAGTAACAGGGCCGTAGCTCCAATGGGAGCACGGCCCTAATTTTATTCGTTTTTTCGGACTTTTCTTTGATAATAAATAAAGATCGGTAGCGGGATGACAATCCAACCGAAGCTTTTTATAAGTGTGTTCCAAGCCATTTCACGATTGCGTTCTTTATCTTGAGCTACAACAGCCTCATATTCAGCAAGTAGCTCCTCTTCCTCTATTTCCGGCTCGGAAATCGGTTTCCCGTTCTCATCATGCTTGGTTTTCCCAGCAATGGTCATTTCTTTGTATTCATGATAGGTTTGGTAATAGCTTGATGGAGAGACAATGTCGGCAATAGCCATGAAGGCTGCAACACTTCCGCCAATTGTCATCATTAACGTCATAAATAAAATAACATAGTAATAGACAACCCTAATCATGCCCTCACTCCTTTTCTGTGCAAACTATATTACACTTCCTATTATAAAGGTATTTTCACTTTGAAACTAATAGACGTTGAAAAACGTATAAGTAGTAAAAGAAATAGGGGAGGTTTTAGAGATGTGGATCTTTTTCTTTATACAGCTTGCATTAATTTTAATTTTTATATTGTTAGGATGGATGATTGTTAAAAAAGAAGCGTATGGCCTTATTTCTAACTTTAGAGGCAGACCAAAAGAAGAACAGGAAGAACTGATACAACGCGGCTACCCACAAAAGGCAGGAAAATTACTAATTATTACTGGTGTTGCTTTATTATGCTTACTGCCATTGCTATTTACAGGCATCTCGTTTGTATTAGAGATAAGCGTGATGGTGATGATGTTTTTCTTATTAGGAGGCTTCATCTATTTATCCAAGTATGAAGTTCCGAGAAAACAAAAATTAAGTTATATTATCAGCTCAAGCATAGCAGTAACTACCTTCGTTTTTCTTGGAATTGTTTTCTTTTTTGGCTATCAGGATTTTGAGCTAAAAGCACAGGAGGAATCTTTTGAAATTACAGGCGTTTATGGTGACGAATGGAGTTATGAGGAAGTGCAGGAGGTTCGCTTATTATCAGAAATGCCAGAAGTAACGGCTCGCACAAATGGTTATGGAATGCCAACTCTTTCAAAAGGGCACTTTAAGCTAAAGGAATATGGGAAGGGTCTTTTGTTTGTTTATCGTGATAGCTCACCATATTTATTCATACAAACCAAGGAAGAAACAATTATTATTAATTCAAAAAGTGCAGATAATACCGAAAGCTGGTATGATTTTTTAAAGGAACATGTATCAAAAGAAAAGGAATAATTATTCTATCATAGAAAGGAATACGGACAATGACTTACGTTTTGTTAGTAGTCGGCTTCGCCTTATTGATTAAAGGAGCGGATTGGTTTGTAGATGGAGCATCTCAAATTGCAAAGATTCTCAGAATTTCTCCGTTACTGATAGGATTGACCATTGTGGCCTTCGGTACTAGCTCCCCAGAAGCAACGGTGAGTATTCTAGCAGCACTTGATGGAAATGCCGAGGTGTCTCTTGGTAATGTGATTGGTAGTAACATCTTTAATATCACCTTAGTCGTGGGGATTACTGCCTTATTAAATCCTCTAAAAGTGGAAAGTGAAACCATAAGAAAAGAAATACCCTTTACCTTACTTGGTAGCACAGTTCTGTTAGTGTTGATCAGTGATATGTTCTTGCAAGGTTTGACTGAAAACTTGCTAACTAGAAGTGATGGTTTGATTTTTTTATTGATTTTTAGTATTTTCATGTATTATATTTTTGAAGTAGCCAGAAACAATCGAGAAACAATTGCAGCCGAAAATGAAAAGGAAGCTCCTAAATGGGGAAAAAACAGCATTCTTACCTTCGTAGGTCTAGCTGCGATTATTTTTGGAGGAGAGCTTGTTGTAAGAAACAGTACCGAAATTGCTGTTTCACTTGGAATGAGCCAAACGCTTGTCGGGTTAACCATTGTTGCAATCGGAACGAGCTTACCTGAATTAGTTACGTCGGTGATGGCTGCGATAAAAAAACAAAGTGAGATTGCCCTAGGAAATATTGTGGGAAGTAATATCTTCAATATTTTCTTTGTACTTGGGACCTCTTCCTTAATTATTCCTTTACCTGTGGATAGCAGGGTCTTTGTTGATATTGGATTGATGCTATTCCTGACGGTAGTTTTGTTGATATTTTCCAGAACGAATTATCGAATTGGGAAAATAGAGGGAAGCTTCATGGCTGTTGCATATGTGGTATATTTAATTTTCATTATTCTTAGAAATTGAGGGCTTATCTTTATGGAAGAAATCATTGTTTTGTTAAAGTATATATTCCTTGGGATTTTTCAAGGAATTACCGAGCCTATACCTGTTTCATCTAGCGGACATGTCATGATTCTGCAAGAGCTTTTGGGTATGGAGCTTGAGGGATTAACTTTTGAAATCGTGGTAAACGCTGCTTCCTTACTTGCCATTTTGATTATTTATCGCGAATCGATTTCACGACTGTTTTTTGGAGCGTTGAGATTTATTGCGAAGAAAGAGAAGGAAGACAAAGCAGATTTTATGTTTGTCGTGTATTTAGTGGTAGGTACGATTCCAGCTGGAATTATTGGAGTGGTTTTCGGAGATGCCATTTCTGATGCGTTAGACAACATCAAGGTTATTGGAGTTACCCTCATTGTGACTGGTATTGCCTTATGGTTAATACGCAATCTACGCGGTCGAAAAAACGATGCAGAATTGTCCTTCAAGGATTCCATCATCATCGGGTTTGCTCAAGCTATCGCACTTATACCTGGTATTAGTAGATCTGGTGCGACCATTGTTGCTGCGATGGCACGTGGGATGAAGCAAGAAACTGCACTTAGGTTTTCCTTTTTATTATTTGTTCCGGTAAGTGTAGGAAGTATGCTATTAGCAATTAAAGATTTATTGGGGATGGAAAATCTAAATGAAATTGTTCTGCCATATTCTTTAGCTTTTATTGCCGCATTAATTGCATCTTATTTTTCGTTAAAATGGTTTATGGGAATTATGGCTAGAGGTAACCTTGCTTATTTCTCTATATACTGTTTTATTGTAGGAACACTTGTGATCCTATTCTTATAATCTTATTAACTTGTAAAACAATCAAAAGACACTCCTTAGGTGAAGTGTCTTTTTTTTATATGCATATGAATATAATGTTACATATATATATGATACTATAGAGATAAGTAACATTATGGAGGGTTTTTATGGAGTATGTCGAAGCAATAAAAAAACGTAGTTATATCCTTCAAATGAAAGAATACTTAAAAGAACATTCCTTACGTGACTATTTATTTTTCGTAATGGGAATCAATATGGGTCTTCGGATAAGTGAGCTCCTTCAATTAAAAGTAGAAGATATGAAGGAAGACGAGAAGATAAAGGAATTTTTTTTAACAGATGACCATACGACAATTTATATTAATCACCAAGTAAAACAGGCTATATCCCTATACCTTCACCATCGGCCACTTTCTTCATCAGACTATCTCTTTAAGTCCAAAAAATGCAAAACCCCCATTACAAGACAGCAGGCATACCGCATCATCAATAAGGCGGCCAAGGAAATTGGAGTTCCGGGAAAAATAGGAACGCATACGTTAAGAAAAACCTTTGGATACCACGCTTATAGTAGTGGTGTGGCAGTATCCTTATTACAAAAACACTTTCGTCACGCAACTCCGTCTGAAACGTTACGATATTTAGGTGTAAAAAAACGAGACGATACACCTGTAAAAATAGATGTAAATTTATAGGGAGGAATAAGAATGCTTCAAGGAGCCTTTCATGTGGACTATTTTATTCTATTAACCGCATTTCTACTAATAGTAGGAGTTATTACCACAAAATTTTCTTCCAGACTTGGTGTGCCAGCTCTTGTACTGTTCATTATAGTTGGAATGACAGCAGGTAGCGATGGTTTTGGATTGATCTTTTTTGATAATGTGAAATATGCTCAGCTCATCGGTATTTTTGCATTAGTCATCATTCTTTTTGAGGGTGGACTGCAAACAAAGTGGAATACGGTAAGCAAGGTTATAAAGCCTTCCTTATCCTTAGCGACTTTCGGTGTTATTTTGACTTCCGCTATCGTTGCAGTGTCCGCCAAATTGATTTTGGATGTCACTTGGCTAGAAGCATTTTTGTTTGGTGCAATCGTAGGATCTACAGATGCTGCAGCGGTTTTCGCAGTTTTAAAAGGACAAAATATTAAAGCTCGTATGGGTGCAACGCTTGAAGCGGAATCGGGGACAAATGACCCAATGGCGGTGTTTTTAACTCTTTCTTTTATTGAACTACTTACCGCCTCAGATCCAAGCTATATCGGATTTGTTGGAAGCTTCTTTTGGCAAATGGGCATTGGTTTACTCTTAGGACTTGGATTAGGAAAATTAGCTTCTTATTCTATTAATCAAATTAATTTGGACTCTTCTGGTTTATACCCCGTTTTTGCGATGGCCTTTGCCTTACTTACGTATAGTATTGCTGCATTAATGGGAGCAAGTGGGTTGTTGGCTGTTTATGTGGCGGCATTAATTATCGGAAATAATGAACTTACCTATCGTCAATCAATTTTCCGTTTTAATGAAGGTTTTGCTTGGATGATGCAAATCTTAATGTTTATAATCCTAGGGCTTTTAGTATTTCCAGGACAACTTTTTCAATTTGATATCATGTTAAAAGGACTATTACTTTCCATTATTCTTATTGTTGTTGCAAGACCAATAGCAGTATTCTTATCGACACTAGGCATGAATTTTACTGTAAAAGAAAAGGTCTTTCTTTCTTGGGCAGGATTAAGAGGGGCAGTACCAATTGTATTAGCGACTTTCCCAATGATTGCAGGAATTCCAAATGCCCAGCTTTTCTTTAATGTTGTATTTTTCGTTGTATTAACGTCAACACTTGTACAAGGGTCGACCATTACGATGCTTGCTCAAAAGCTTCAACTTACTGGCCCACAAAAAATTGCCCCTATTCATTCGTTAGAGCTTGTTTCGATTGGAAAAGCAAATGCTGAAATTATTGAGTTTCAAGTGGAGCAGGATTTAGATATGGTGGGAAAAACGTTAGCAGAGCTGAAATTCCCAGATAAAACGCTCATTAATGCCGTGATTCGATCAGGCATCCTTGTCACTCCATCTGGAGATACGGTGATAAAAGATAAAGATTTTCTCTATATATTGACTTCAAGAAAAAGTAAGCTAGCTTTAGAGGAATTTCTGAAAAAGAAAAAACCAACAGAGCAAGAACAAGAACAAGAGGAGAAAGAACTATCTAAGGTAGAAAATTAAAAAGGTTACCCATTTTTTGGGTAACCTTTCTCTAATTATGAGGCAATCTTTTGTTTTAATGTTCTCTTAGTCTTATTATCGAGAGCTCCAGATTTATATTGGAAGCTGCAATATATTAAAAATACGGAAATCAAAACATAACCTAATGCAAAATCAGGTGCTGCATTTATAGACAGCTTTGGTGCGTGCATAAATCCGACAAAAGATAAGAATGAACCGATGAGAGCAAAGGAAGCAGCTCTTCTGTAATCTTGATCAATAATATAAACCGTAATGGCTCCTAAAATAATGGCAGTGAACATCGCTCCTTGTCCTAAAGGGACAATTCCTTCTGAAATTCCAGCAACTACTTCTCCAGCACTTTTATTAAATCTGGTCATGACATAGTTTGCAAAGTACGGTAGCATGGCAATGGCAACAGCAGGGAAATATCTTTTCTCATTGGACTGAAAAGCAGTAGAGACCATGGAAATTCCCACGAATACTAATATTGGAGCGACCGCAGCGAGCGGGATAATGGCGGCAAGGGCTGCAATTACTCCAGTCATGGCTGCAAGACCAAAAACAATAGCGTTTAAGATGCTATAACCTCGTCCTGCACCCATCCATTTCGAGCCTACTGTCGCAATATAAACGGTAGTAGGGAAAAGACCGCCAAAAACTGCCCCAAGCATCGTACCCACTCCATCGACTGCTTGACACTCACGAACATCATAAGAATCACCTGCAGCAGCCATGGCATCCACGTTGTTCATCGTTTCAATAGCATTATACAAAGTAATCGGCAATATGATGGCAAGTAAGCCAACTAAGGCTGTAAACAAATAGCTCATTCCTTCAAAAGCAGCAAAGCTAGGGAGAATAGGATAGAACCCGATATTTGCTAGCCCTTCAGAAATTTGACCTGGCGATTGATAACCAAGTGCAAAGGCCAAAATTGTTCCGATGATAACAGCAAAGAGGGAAGCTGGGATTTTAAATGGCATGCTGATTTTCCCAACAACACCAGCAATGATAATGACGAGTGCAACTAATCCAACGACAGGAATAGAAAATGTATTAAAAAGCATTTCTCCAGCAATGAACGTTAAAGCCACACCTGCTAGTGCTCCAAGCATGGCAGCGCGTGGAAGGTTGTTTCTTACCCAATTACCTGTAAAGCTAACCAACGCTTCAATCAAACCGCTTAAAAAAGCAGCAGCTACGGCAATTTTCCAAGCAAGCTCAGGGTCTCCAGTTAATGCATTAGCTGGTGCTAGTACTCCAAATAAAAACACAAACATAACGGGAGTACTAATTCCATAGGAAAGCGCGGTAACATCCGTCCGTTTTTCTTTCTCAGCAAGGCGTTTTGCCATAAAGGCATAATAAAGATTACCAACCATCACCGCTACTGCAGCACCAGGGATTACTTTTCCAAACACAATGCTTGCTGGGAATCCCATACCAAGCATCGTAACAGCGATGATGACAAAATTGGCGAGGTTATTTTGAAAAAGGGCAAAAAAAGCATCCGTATCTTCTTTTTTATACCAAGGGTAATGGATGGTGGTTGATTTCATGGAAAGGCCTCCTATGTGTTAGTTTGATTGTGTGACGGTAGCTTCATCTAAAAATGTGATTTGCTCATCGTTAAGCGATTGAATCCGTGCTAACGATTCCACACGGTATCCTTTTTCCTCTAATAGTTGTCTTCCAGGCTGAAATGATTTTTCAATAACAATACCAATGCCCTCAACGGTTGCACCAGCTTGCTTGACTACATCGATCAACCCTTGGGCAGCCTGTCCATTTGCGAGAAAATCATCAATGATTAATACGCGTTCATTTTCTTGTAAAAATTCTTTAGCAATCGTTATTTCACTTGATTCCTGTTTGGTGTAGGAAAAAACCTCGCTTGTGTAAACATTGTCTTTTAGCGTTAAAGATTTTTTCTTTCTTGCAAATACGAGAGGGACACCAAGGGTATGTGCGGCAAAGAAACTCGGGGCAATGCCAGACGATTCGATAGTTATGACTTTGTCAATGTGAGAGTTAGAGAAACGATGTGCAAACTCTTTTCCTATTTCTATCATTAGTTCTGTATCAATTTGGTGATTAAGAAAGTTGTTTACCTTCAATACTCCGTTAGGAAGGACGGAGCCTTTTTCTACGATGGCGTTCTGCAATAATTTCATTTGTATCTGCTCCTTTGCTAAAAAAATCCAATAAAAAAACCCAAAAGCAAGTGTGTCCGACTACAAGTGACCACTTTTACTTTTGGGATTATGAGTAGTCTTACTCAGGGTAAAAAAGAGTAAGAAAAAAAGTATAGTATCACCCGTAGTCAAGCCATTTACGGTAGCTTGGTAGAGACTTGTAGGCCATATTCCTACTATTATACGAGTTGTGATATAGGATTGTTTGGATTATGAAGTGATTATAAAGGAAATTAGGACCTTTGAAAAGACTTTTGTGTGAAAAATACGAATAAAAATATCTGGAAGAGGAGGATAGTTAAGAGTTTACCTAGGGGAAAAGAAGAAATGAGATGAAAATTAGACCGCTAATAATTTTATGAAATAAGCGGTCTAGCTTTTTACAGGCTCATCACTAGTAGAGATGTGCTTGTACACAGATATATTTTGCAAGATACTTATGACCATTAAAGTGACCATCGTCCAAAAGTAACCAATATCATGGATGACGAATGCAATCACGGCAGCGACCAGCATGAGGAAACTTGCAATAATACTTACAACAAAAATAATTTTACTCAAACTCAAGGGTACATCTCCTCCTTAAATTGGTCGTAAGCAGTAGTATGTAATTACCCAAAGTGGCTAGGCATATGAGGTAATTATACAATATTTCTTGTTAACTCATCATTACAGTTATGTAAAATATTCGAAGTTCTAATAATTCTTAGACGAGGTAAATAGCAAAAAGGTTGCAAGTTTTCACCAAAAAATGAAAGATAAGTTGAATTATCTTTCATTTATTTTTATCAGCTTATGAACATCCTTTAAAACTTCCTCTTCAATTTCATGTCTTATCCATCCCACTTTTGGGGCAAATGACGAATTACCTCTTCGAATTACATTTCCTTGTTGATCTTTTTCCTCAAAGTCCACCACAATACAATTCTTGAATGTTTTTGCAGGGGTTTTAATTTCTGCATCAATGGAGCGTACTTTATAGGATATTATTAGTTCAAGCTCTTTCATTTCCTCTGTCCATGAAAAATTTTCTTCCAAGGGATAAGAGATAATTTTTGTTTTTGGAAATTTTTCAATGTCTGTTGCATCCCATTCAGATGGAAAGTCCTCTGATAAGACAATAAACCCGAAAATTCCATCCTTTGTTTCTTCATAGAAATTATTTGTTTCTTTTACTTCTTTTGTTTTATTTTCTGTGGTCGTGTGGACAGTTTTCACCTGAATAATGTTACTATCTGAAACTTTATTATAAAGTACACGGTATTTACTATGTTCCTTTTCTTCAACATATCGTTGAAAGGTATAGTCTCCTGAAGAAGGTAGTAATGATGGGGGAGGAGCCTCTTCTGCTTGACCTGATTTCTCTTCTACAGCAGTTCCACAGCTAGAAAGGACAACAACTATTAATCCCGTAAGTAGGGTAACGAGAACACGTCGCAACGACAAACCTCCTTGTAATGGTTATGGTTTCGATAGTGTTCCCACTTATATAGAAATTAATTAGTCCTCATGACCAAGAAAGCGATACCCTATGTAGAGAAGGATAAGGCATCCAATTGTTATCAAGATGAGATCATAGCCAACACATGTTTGTTGCATGCAAAATTCTCCCATATAGACCCTCCATCAATAAATATTTGTAATAGTATGAAAATTTTATAGAGAATAGACCTTGAAATAAATGGAACATCCATAGAAAAAAGCCGAAACGAGCGTTCCGACTTATTATTCATTCCCATTCTTCTCTGTCTTTCTCTGCTTGTATTTTCTCTTCCAAAAATGTAACAGCCTCGTCTTTATCATAGGTGAATAACAACATGTCACTGGTGAGGTAACCGGTATATTCAAAGATAATATAAGCAGGAGCACGATCGAATTCATATTTTGGATACTGTTCGTTTGCTTCGTCTAAGCCGATAATGACTTCACTGTTATCCAAAATTAGTTCAATATCTTCTATCTGAGACAAGGTTGCTTCTTCCGTATTTTCGACAACCTCGATAAAAGAATATCTTTCAGACGGTTGTTGCTGCATACAGGCTGTCATGAAAAGTAGGAAGATGGGCAGAAGAATCAGCTTTTTCATCATCTACAACACCTCCACAACTAATATTCGACACAATATGCTTTTTTCCTTTTTTATGGTGAAATTTAGGAATTGCTTGATTTAAGTGCTTTTCAAGGACTTGTCTACATACATTGATAGGGACAACTCTTTCATAAATGAGGCGATAGCATGGAACAATTTTTTTTAACAATTTTTGCTTTTTTTGCACAAATGGGTGTTTGGGGAATTATGTTGGGCTTAATGGTGGAAGTCATTCCAAGTGAAATTGTGTTAGGTTATGGTGGCTATCTCATTTCTAAAGGAGAAGTCAATCGCACCGGTGCGCTTATTGCTGGGGTTGTTGGAGGGACATTTGCACAGCTTTTCTTATATTGGGCTGGTAGCATGGGAGGGAGACCCTTTCTTGAGAAATACGGAAAATACATATTCATTCAGCCTAAGCATTTAGATATATCAGAAAGATGGTTTCAGCATTATGGACCTATTGTCGTTTTTACTGCTAGGTTCATTCCGATAGTAAGACATGCCATTTCCATCCCAGCAGGCATTGCTAAAATGAAATTTTCGCACTTTTTACTCTACACAATAGCAGCGATTATACCTTGGACTGTTCTATTTTTATACCTTGGCTTTCAATTGGGTGAAAATTGGCGGGATATTAAGCATGCGGCGCAACCGTTAGTGATTCCGCTGATGATCTTAATTATATTAGGTGCCATTACTTATTTTGTGTTTGACAGAAAAAGAATGCGATAGGGGAGAGAGGCATGTCCAAAATTGAAGCCTTCATTCTAGGGATTATCCAAGGGTTAACGGAATTTTTACCTATTTCCAGCACCGGTCATTTATATATAGGACGCAATTTATTCAATCTAGAAGAAGCAGGCTTACTTCTAGATACGATGTTACACTTTGGCACACTAATCGCGGTCCTCTACTTTTATCGGGAAGAATTCTTTAAAATACTTCGGAACCCGTTTCATAAGCTAACCCTATTGTTAATTGTTGGTACCATTCCAGCCGTTATTATTGGACTAACATTTAAGGATTATTTTGAAGCTATTTCAAAGACAGGTGTCACCATTGGCTGGGAATTCCTCCTTACTGGGGCAGTGTTATGGTTTGCTGACTCAATAAAAAAAGGGGCAAAGAAGATGGATGAAATTACGTGGAAGGATGCTCTATTTATTGGATCCTTTCAGGCTGCTGCCATTTTCCCAGCCATCTCACGGTCTGGTTTAACCATTGCTGCTGGACTACTTCGAAAATTGGACCGAGAAACAGCTGCCTATTTCTCCTTTCTTCTGTCTACTCCTGCTATTGCAGGCGCGGTATTCTTGCAAACACTTGAAGTAGCTGAAGTAGGAAAAGAGGATATTACGTTAACTTCTTTAATGAT
Proteins encoded:
- a CDS encoding xanthine phosphoribosyltransferase, which codes for MKLLQNAIVEKGSVLPNGVLKVNNFLNHQIDTELMIEIGKEFAHRFSNSHIDKVITIESSGIAPSFFAAHTLGVPLVFARKKKSLTLKDNVYTSEVFSYTKQESSEITIAKEFLQENERVLIIDDFLANGQAAQGLIDVVKQAGATVEGIGIVIEKSFQPGRQLLEEKGYRVESLARIQSLNDEQITFLDEATVTQSN
- a CDS encoding DedA family protein, whose product is MEQFFLTIFAFFAQMGVWGIMLGLMVEVIPSEIVLGYGGYLISKGEVNRTGALIAGVVGGTFAQLFLYWAGSMGGRPFLEKYGKYIFIQPKHLDISERWFQHYGPIVVFTARFIPIVRHAISIPAGIAKMKFSHFLLYTIAAIIPWTVLFLYLGFQLGENWRDIKHAAQPLVIPLMILIILGAITYFVFDRKRMR
- a CDS encoding undecaprenyl-diphosphate phosphatase, which encodes MSKIEAFILGIIQGLTEFLPISSTGHLYIGRNLFNLEEAGLLLDTMLHFGTLIAVLYFYREEFFKILRNPFHKLTLLLIVGTIPAVIIGLTFKDYFEAISKTGVTIGWEFLLTGAVLWFADSIKKGAKKMDEITWKDALFIGSFQAAAIFPAISRSGLTIAAGLLRKLDRETAAYFSFLLSTPAIAGAVFLQTLEVAEVGKEDITLTSLMIGILASCFFGYIAVKWMINYLKKHSLRTFAVYVWILGIGIIILQYFGLF